The DNA sequence AGGCGGCGACGATGCCGAGCAGCGGCGCGCCCCGGACGGTCATGTTGTTGATGGCCGTTATGACGTCCCCGGCGGTCCTGCATTTCACATATGTTTTCCTGAAGGGCAGCTCTCTCTGATCGAGAAGGTAAAGAACGCCGTTTTTCCAGTAAATATGATCCGTCATGCGTCACCTCTTTCTGTTGGTGGTCATCCCGGACCTGATCCGGGATCCAGAGGTTCTTCCGTTGCGCGTTTCTTCCTGGATTCCGGCCTAAAGCCGGAATGACGGCAAAAATCTAGGCCTTCAGCTTCTTGAGCAGGAGTTCGTTGAGGAGCGCCGGGTTGGCCTTGCCTTTCGTTTCCCTCATGACCTGGCCCACGAAGAAGCCGATGAGCTTCTCCTTGCCGGCCCTGAAGTCGGCCACTTCCTTCGGTGACCGGGCGATGACCGCGTCGATGATGCCCTCGATGGCCCCCTCGTCGGAGATCTGGAGCAGGCCCTTCTCCTTCACGTACTCACGCGGGGAGGCGCCGGTCCGGTAGATCTCCGGGAATATCTCCTTACCGATCTTGTTGCTGATGGTGCCGTCCTTGATGAGCGTGAGAAGCTCGGCCAGCCGTGCCGGTGTAACGGGGGAGTCCTTGGGGGAGATGTTGCCGTCCTTCAGTTCCCTCAACAGCTCCGTCATGATGAAGTTGCTCACCGTCTTCGCCTCGGGAAAGAGCTTGAGAACCTCTTCGAAATACGCGGCCAGTTCCCTGTCGGAGGAGAGTATCTCCACGTCGTACCGGGGCAGGCCGTAATCTTTCATGAAGCGTTCCATCTTCTCCGTGGGGAGTTCGGGCAGTGTCTTCCGCACCTCTTCGATCCATGCCTCGTCCACGGTCACGGGAAGGAGGTCGGGTTCCGGGAAATAACGATAGTCGTGGGCCTCCTCCTTGCCGCGCATGGAATAGGTGGCGCCCTGCTCGGCGTTGAAGAGGCGCGTCTCCTGAACGACGCTCCCGCCCTTCCTGATAAGGGCGATCTGGCGGTCGATCTCGTAGTCGAGGGACCTCTCGATGTAGCGGAAAGAGTTGAGGTTCTTGAGCTCCGCCCGGGTGCCGAAGGCCTCGTCGCCCTTTTTGCGCACCGAGACGTTGGCGTCGCAGCGGAAGCTTCCTTCCTCCATGTTGCCGTCGCATATCTCGAGGTACATGAGGATGTCCCTGAGCGCCTTCAGGTACGCCGTCGCCTCTTCCGGCGTCCTCAGGTCGGGTTCGCTGACGATCTCGAGGAGCGGAGTGCTCGAGCGGTTGTAGTCCACCATGCTGTAGCTGCTCGTGTCGATGGTGCGTTCGTGGACGAGCTTGCCCGCGTCCTCCTCCATGTGAATGCGCAGGATGCGGATGCGCTTCGTCTTCCCGTCCATGACGATGTCGAGCCACCCGTTGCCGCAGATGGGTTCTTCGTATTGCGAGATCTGGTAGCCCTTCGGCAGGTCGGGATAGTAGTAGTTCTTCCGGGCGAAGACGCTCCTGGGATTGATGGAGCAGTTAAGGGCGAGCCCCAGCTTGATGGCGAACTCGACGACCTTCTTGTTCAGGACCGGCAAAGCCCCCGGCAGGCCCATGCAGGTGGGGCAGGTATGGCTGTTCGGCTCGGCCCCGAACTTCGTCGAACAGCCGCAGAATATCTTGCTCTCCGTAAGAAGATGGGCATGGACCTCGAGACCCATTACCCCTTCGTAGTCACCATAATCCACGGCGCACCTCTCTGACTGCTTTCTATCGCTTACAAATGATTGAAACTATACAACAGGTAACGGTGTCATTTCAAAACAAATTGCCCCCTTAGGGGGAAAAGGGACCTTCCAATGGCGCCCGCGATATGATAAGAAGAGATGGGTACAGGAATTGGCAACAAGAAAGGTCAAAAGGAAGAAGCCGGGGAAACTCCTCCGCTTCATCAAGGTCATCGTCGTTCTTGTCGTCCTTCTCGTGGTGGGGTTCGCGGGGTTGTACATGGTCTACCCCGACGTGTCGAAGCTGAAGAAGCAGAACCCGGGGAAGACGTCCTTCATGGAATACCGGGAAGCGGAGTACCGGGCGAAGGGAAAGAAGATGCGGATACAGTCGAAGTGGGTCCCCTTGCGGTCCATATCGCCCTACCTCATGAAGGCGGTCCTCATAGCGGAGGACGATAAGTTCTGGTCCCACCACGGCTTCGACACGGAGGCGATCCAGAAGGCCCTCGAGAAGAACCTGGAGGCGGGAAGGTTCAAACTCGGCGGCAGCACGATCAGCCAGCAGCTCACGAAGAACCTCTACCTCACGCCCTCCAAGAACCCCGTCCGCAAGCTCAAGGAGGCGATCATCACCTGGAGGCTCGAGAGGGCCCTCTCAAAACGGAGGATCCTCGAGCTCTACCTCAACGTCGTCGAATGGGGCGAGGGCGTCTTCGGCGCCGAGGCCGCCGCGAGGCGCCACTTCGGCAAGCCTGCCTCGGCGCTCACCGCGGAAGAGGCGGCCAAGCTCGCAGCGGCCCTGCCCAACCCCAGACGTTACCGCGTGGACGGGACTTCCCGCTACGTCGAACGCCGCGCGAAGATCATCTACACCATCATGGTAAGAAGAGGCATAGTCGTCCCCGACTACGAAGAGGTAACGACCACCCCGCCAGAAACCGTCGACGAGACCGCTCCCACCCCGCCGGCCGACAGCCAGGGCGCCAACTCTACCACCCCCGGCCCCACACCTCCGCCCAACGGGCAATAGGGGAAAACCTTAAAGACCTTGCCTCTCGCCCGTTCGTCGCATTCGCTCCTCTCTCAAGCCCGCAGAGATCGCAGAGAAAAGATTCGGCCGGATTTCGGAGCCTCCCAAAATCCGGCCGGCTTTGCATCCCGTCTGCGACGGGAGGCAAAGAAAAGTTTGGGTTTCAGGTGGGGGTGATGGGAGTCTGGGGGGCAAGGTAGTATGGGGGTTTGAGGATGGAGTATAGGACCTATAGGACATATAGGACCCATAGGACCTATGACTACGGGGGAGATGAGAGGGGATAACTTCTTCAGGATAAAAAACACTATTTCTTTCTCTCCCGCCGGCACGGCGGGACGAGAAGGCCGCCGGATCTTGGGGGGCTCCGAGATCCGGCGGCAGTCTTTTCTCTCTTTCGGTCTCTCTCTGCGACCTCTGCGATCTTGAGCGAAGCGGGCGAGAGATAATATCTTCAAGCCTCTCCCCCCGTTCCGACCGCACACTCAAGGCACCGAACGGGCGAGAGACGCAGTCTTTCTACATCGGGACGTCGTCTTCCATCTCGGGGACGAAGTCGTCGTCGACGGGGCCCCTCGGCGAGCCGAAGGGGCGGCGTTCCTCCTGGGGTTGTCCCTGCGCCTGGCCGCTCGGCATCATCTTCATGTCCGAGGCCACTATCTCGTAAGCCCTGCGCTTGACGCCGTCACGTCCTTCATATTCGCGGGACTGTATCCTTCCCTCGATGTAGACAAGCCTTCCCTTTTTCAGGTATTCCCCGGCGATCTCAGCGAGCTTTCGCCACACGACGATGTTGTGCCATTCCGTCCTTTCCTGCTTGACGCCGGACTTGTCCTTGTATGATTCGGACGTGGCCAGACTGAAGGTGGCCACGGGTGTGCCGTCAGTCGTGTACCGGAGCTCCGGGTCCTTTCCGAGCCTTCCCATGAGCAACACTTTATTGAGATTGGACATAACGTCATACCCCCTTTGAATTGGACGGAAAATATCCAAATCCTATAGTAAGCGAGGGCAAAAGTCAATGAACACCTGGGGCGTTGTGACGACCCCGCCCGATATACCGTTGGAACCGTTGGAACCGTTAGAACCGTGGTGAAAGAAGAGAGCCCTTTTTTACCTTCAACAGGTTGTTGACAAAGTCTGTATTCATTTGGGCGAATGCCGGAATGAAAGAGCACGAACCGCCTTGAGAAATGACTTCGTCAACGGCCTGTCAAGCGATCCAAGCCCTTCTGTCCCCTCTCCCGTAGCTTTCCCTTCGGGATGGTGCCCTCGATGAAGTCCCAGGGGAAGACCTCGTCGCGGGGGCGGTCGCGCAGGGCATAGAAGTTAAGGTTGACGGGGCTTTCCCTGAGGATACGCGCGAGGCTTGTCCCGTGGGCGAGGCGAACGACCGTGTCCGACACGTGCCGGTCACCGCGGGCAAGCACCGCCTGGAGGAAGCTGAACTTCACCGAGTCATGGGTGAAATAGGTGTTGTCTATTTTGCCGAAGGCGTGCGTGAGGCGCGATACCTTTTGCTTCATCTCAGCCATGTCGGCCATGGGAAGCCACTGAAAGGGCGTGGCCGCTTTCGGGACGAAGGGGCTGGCGTGAACGGTGATGCCGCCGAGGGCCCCCCGCGGTGCGCCCCGTTTGATCATGGTGTGGCGGATGCGCTTCACGAGGTCCGGTATCGCGTCGATGTCGCCTGGTGTCTCCCCGGGGAGGCCGATCATGAAATAGAGCTTGAGGTTGAAGGACTTGAGGGCCATGATGCCGTCGATGCGGGAGAGGATCTCCTCGTCCGTCATGGGCTTGCCGAGGAGGTGTCGCAGGCTTTCCGTTGCTGCCTCGACGCCGAAGGTGAGGGTCTTCACCGTATCCTTCATGAGTTCGATGAGGCGTAAGGGGACCTCGTCGAGGCGGAGCGACGGGAGATGGACGCCTATCCCCCGGGAGCTGAGATCTGCGACGATCTCGGTGATGCGGGGGTGGTAGGACACGCCGCCGCCTATGATGCCCACGTCGCTCGCCTCTCCCACCGTCACGTCGATGTCCTCCGACCTGAAGCCGTAGAGGTTGCCGAGGAGACAGAAGGAGCACCGCGACGGGCAGCCGCGCGTCCCCTCGACGAGGACCATGTCCGCGAACTCCGTGTTCGGAGTGGTCATGACGGACATGCCCAGCGCCTCTCCCTTGTGGCGCTCCACGGTGACGGCGAAACCAGCGGGATCGAAACCTTCCACCCGGCCATCTCCACCGTACCGCACCGACAACCCTGCAGGGTTGTAAACGAAGGGCAGTGCTGTGAGCTTGTCGACGATGTGACCCCTTCCCGAATCGCGGCCCGCAATGAAGCGTTCCATGAAGGAGGGAATGGTGGCTTCGATGTCGCCCATCACCATGAGATCGAAAAAGGGCGAGACGGGCTCGGGGTTCGCAATAACGCAGATCCCCCCGGCGACGACGAGCGGGGAGTTCTCCCTCCGCTCCCGGGCGAGGACCCCGACTGACGACCCTTCAAGCACCTTCACGATATTGGGATAGTCGAGCTCGAAGGAGAGGGTGAAGAAGACGATCTCGAAGGAGGAAAGGGTCCGGGAGCTCTCCAGCGAGACAAGCGGCCTGCCTTCCTCGTAGAAAAGCCGTTCGCACACCACATCATCCCGGTCGTTCAGCGTCCTGTAGAGGATGTGCGTCGCAAGGTTCGACATCCCCACGTGATAGGAATTGGGGAAAACGACGAGAACAGGTATCCTGCCCCCCCATTTCTTGCGGATGGTACCCTTTTCCCCGAGAAGAAGGTCCGCCTTGTCGTCATTCCGTCGCGCGCGCTTCTGAGCCATTGCAGTAATAACAATAACACAGATCAGGTAATGGGTGATAGGTCATAGGCGATGGGCTATAGGACGGCGGTTGGAAGCGAAAGAAAAGGCTTGAATGGCTTGACAGGCCGTTGACGAAGTCATTTCTCAAGGCGGTTCGTGCTCTTTTGTCATTCCGGCCTTCGCCGGAATGACGTCGAAAATGAGTTTATCAACAGGTTGTCAAACGGTTCAAGCGGTTGAAGCGGTTCAAGCGGTCTTCTGGGTGTAAGGTTGAGGGGTGGCGGGACGAGAGCTTTCGCCACCCCTCGTTTCAGGAGGTTAGTCTGCCTGCTTCCTGAGAAATGTCGGGATGTCGTAGCGGTCATCATCGATGTCGATGGTGTCGCTCTTTTGCCGTATCTCCTTGTAGTCGACCTTGTAATCGATGGCCACCTTCTTCTTCATGAAGGAGGGAACGTTCTCATCGTCGAAGAGCTTGCCCCTCAAGAAGGGTTCCGTCCTGTCCTCATCGATGACGGCGCGTTCCTCGAAGCCCGTGGCGATGACGGTTATCCTCAGGGAATCCTGCATCGTCTCATCGTAGACGAGGCCCCAGATGATCTTCGCATCCTCGTGGGCCTGTTCCTGGATGAGTGTTGAGGCCTCGGAGACCTCCATCAGCGTCATGTCCGTGTTGCCCGTGACGTTGATGAGGACGCCGCGTGCGCCGTGGATGGAGATGTCTTCGAGGAGCGGGCTCGATATGGCCTTCTGGGCGGCGTCGCGGGCCCTGTTCTCGCCTTCGGATTCACCGATGCCCATGATCGCCATGCCCCGCTCGCTCATGATCGTCTTCACGTCCGCGAAGTCGACGACGACGTGACCGGACCCGACGATGAGGTCGGAGATGCTCCTGACCGCGTTGAGCAGGACCTCGTCGGCCTTGAGGAACGCCTCCTTGATCGTCATGTGCTTGCCGCCGATGGAAAGGAGCCTCTGGTTGGGGATGGTGATGAGCGAGTCGACGCGCGACTTGAGCTGGACAACGCCGCCCTCGGATTGGTTCATCCTGTCCTTTCCCTCGAAGGCGAAGGGTTTCGTGGCGATGGCCACGGTGAGGGCTCCCACCTCCCTCGCTATCTCGGCGATAACGGGGGATGCGCCCGTTCCCGTCCCACCGCCGAGGCCGCATGTTATAAACACCATGTGGGCACCTTTCAGGTGGTCCTTGAGCTTGTCCACATCCTCGAGGGCGGCCTTCTTGCCCACCTCTGGATTGGCCCCGGCTCCCAGGCCCTCCGTCAGCTTCGTGCCGATCTGGATCTTGACGGGCGCCTTGCAGGTGCTCAACGACTTGATGTCGGTGTTGACGGCGATGAACTCAACGCCCTGAACACCTGCTTCCACCATGTTGTTGAGCGCGTTGCAGCCACCTCCTCCAACACCGACCACGATGAGTTTTGCTGAAAATCCGTTGCTCTCGTCCATGTAGAACATTCCACTCACCTCGCACCTCCTAGAATATTTCTTTGAACCAATCCTTCATCTTCGTGAGCAGCTTCTGGTTGCTGAAGAGCCTCTTCATCGACCGTGTCGCGTCAAACCCACGTTTCTTCCCTCGTCCTTCCTTGAAACCGAAAAGCAAAAGCCCCACCGCCGTCGCGTACGCAGGGTTGTTGACGACGTCGATAAGGCCTCCAACGCCTATGGGGTCGCCCTTCCGCGCCGGGAGGTTGAATATGTTCTCCGCTATCTCGGGCAGGCCGTCGAGGTTCGAGCACCCGCCCGTCAGCACGACGCCGGAGGCGAGGAGCTTCTCGAGGCCCGATTTCTTGATCTCCTCGTAGATCAGGGAGGCCACCTCCTCGACCCTGGGCTCTATGATGTCGGCCAGCGTCTTGCGCTGGAGCGTCCGGGGCTTGCGGCCGCCGACGCTCGGGACCTCGATCGTTTCGTTCTGACCGACGAGGCTCGCCATGGCGCAGCCGAATTTCTTCTTTATCTTCTCAGCGTCGTCGATGGGGGTCCTCAGGCCGATGGCAATATCGTTCGTTATGTTGTTACCGCCAAAGGGCAGGACGGAGGTGTGCTTTATCGCTCCATTCGCGTACACGGCGATGTCGCTTGTCCCCCCTCCGATGTCCACGACGGCGACGCCTATCTCCTTCTCTTCCGGTGTGAGGACAGCCTCGGCGGAGGCGAGCTGACAGAGTATGACATCGTCGACGTTGAGCCCCGCCAGTCTGCAGCACTTGATGATGTTCTGGGCGGAGGAGATGCTGCCCGTCACGATGTGGACCTTCACCTCGAGCCTCACCCCCGTTATTCCCACCGGGTCCCTGATCCCGTCCTGGTCGTCGACGATGAACTCCTGGGGGATGACGTGAATGAGCTCCCTGTCGGCGGGGATCGCCACCGCCTTCGCGGCGTCGATGGCCCTGTCTATGTCGTCGGGACGCACCTCCCTGTCCTTCACGGCGACGACGCCGTTGGAATTGAAGCTCTTTATGTGCGCTCCCCCGATGCCGGCGAGGCAGGAGTCTATCTTGATGCCGGCCATGAGCTCCGCTTCCTCGACGGCTTTCTTGATGGAGTTGACGGTGCTGTCCATGTTGACCACAACACCCTTGCGGAGACCCGTCGATGGGTGGGAGCCGATGCCGATGATGTTCACCTGGTTCTCCGTCGCCTTTCCGACGACCACGCAGATCTTTGTCGTTCCAATGTCAAGCCCAACGAGGAGCTGTTCGTCGTCCTTCACCCGGATCACCCCTTCCTTTCCTGGATTATGGCGCCCTTTTCAAAGCGCGCGTCGATGCATTTTATGACAAGGCCCCGCTTGCTCGCGTCCTTGAGGACGGCGAGGGCCCTTTTCAGTCTTTTCTTGTGGTCCTCCCTGCCGAGGATGATCTCCACGCCATCGTCGAGACCGAAGATGGTGAGATCGCCCTCACGGTAGGAGACCTCCGAGAGCTGTTCCCTCCTCAGGATACCCTCGGCGACGAAGGCGTTCGTTTCGCTGAAGACCTTCTTCACATCCAACCTCTCGCGGGTGCTGATGATATAGAGGTTTCTGACATCGTCCTTCCCGAGGGGGCGGTAGGGCTCGCCCTTTTCGTCGAGGACGTGGACGGCGCCGTCCGCCGCGACCCACAGGGCCGACGGGGTCTTCTCCTTCACGTCGATGACGATGGAGAAGGGATAGACCCTTTTCACGCTCACTTCCTTAACGAAGGGATGGGATGTGAGGGCTTCGCGGACCTTTGCCACATCCACCTTGAAGATGCTCTCCGTGAGGTGGGGAGCGATCTTGGCCATCGTTTCCTTGTCGCCGAGCTGGGAGAGGCCGTTCACCTTTATGTTCTGCAGGAAGAAGAGCGGTTCCTCCCGGGAGAACAGGTAGGCGATGGAGAGCATCGAAAGGATGCACACCGGTCCGATGAAGAGCGTGTAGAGAAGTTTCCTCATGTCTTCAGCGATGCTCCTCCAAGTATCTCCTCGATGAGCTCATCGAACGAGCCCCCCTGACAGGCCCAGGCCTTGGGGACGAGAGAGGTCTCCGTCATGCCCGGGGACGTGTTGATGTCGATGACAAGGGGTACCCCGTCCCTTATGAGCATATCCGTCCGCACGCACCCGGAGAGGTCGAACCTCCGGTAGACGTCCATGGCGATGGCCTCGGCCTTTTTCGCCACCTTCCGCGGTATCCGCGCGGGGACGATGTATTCCGTCTTTCCCTTCGTGTACTTCGATTCGAAATCGTAGAAACCCGACAGCGGCCTCACCTCCACAACGGGAAGGACCTTTCCGTTGACGACGGCCACGGTGATCTCCTGCCCGGCCACAAACTCCTCGACGACGACCTTCCTGTCATATTTCCGGGCGAGCTCGAGGGCCGCGGGGAGGTCCTTTTTCCTGTGGACCATCGATATGCCGATCGTCGACCCCTCGTTCGCGGGCTTGACGACGACGGGAGGTTTGAGAGTGACCTTCGTGCCGTCGTCGACTATGACATATGCCGGCGTCGGGATCCCCGTTGCTTCGAGGATGAACTTCATGACGGCCTTGTCCATCGCCGCCGATGAACCGAGCACTCCGGGGCCCGTGTAGGGTATTCCCATGATCTCGAGGAGACCCTGGACGGTGCCGTCCTCCCCCCATCTTCCGTGGAGGACGATGAAGGCCGCCCCGATCTTCTCCTTCTTCAGCTTTTCGACGAGACGGTCCTTCGCATCGATGGCCACCGCGTCATATCCCGATCGGGCAAGGCTTTCCAGGACGGCTGCCCCGCTCTTCAGGGATATTTCGCGTTCCGACGACCTTCCTCCCAGCAGGACGCCTACCTTCACTTTCTTGAGACTGTTCCTATCCATTGAACCCCCAGAGTTCCACCTCTTCCTCGAGCCTCACCCCGAGCTTCGAGAGGACCTCCTCCTTTATCTTTCTGATGAGGGCCGCGATATCGGCGGCCCGGGCGTGCCCCATGTTCACGATGAAGTTGGTGTGTTTCTCCGAGACGCAGGCATCGCCCATGCGGTATCCTCTCAGGCCCGCCTTTTCCACAAACCACCACGCGGACCTGCCCCCGGCCGCCTTGAAGACGGACCCCGCGGAGGGGTATTCCATGGGGTGGCGCTCCTTTCTCTCGCGGTACACGTATTCCATCTCCCGCTCGAGGTCCTCACCGTCGGCGGTGTGGAGGCGGAACCTGCCGGCGATGACGCATTCCTCGCGGCCCACCGGCGAGGTGCGGTAGCCAAAGTCCTCGAACTTGACCGCCTTCTCGACGATCTCGCCCCGTGTCGTCATGACGTCCATGCCGATGACGGTGTCCGATATGGACTGGTCGAAGCTCCCGGCGTTCATCTTTATCGCCCCGCCCACGCTTCCCGGTATCCAGTACAGCCTTTGAAGGCCTCCGAGGCCCCGCTTCGCGCATTCCCTGATGAACCTCGCGAGGGGATACCCTCCGCCCACCTCGGCAATGGCGCCGTCACGGGTCTTCTCGAAGGTCAGGCGCCGCATCCTCGCTATCCGTATCAGCGCCGCCCGGATCCCTTCATCGCTGACGATGATGTTCGTGCCGTTGCCCAGGAAACGATAGGGGATGCCCTCCCCGTTGAGGCGCCGCACCATCGCCGAGATATCGGCCCTGTCAGCGGGGTACAGGAGCCACTCCGCCGGCCCGCCGACACGCATCGAGGTGTACCGCCGCATGGGCGCATTCGCCAGAACCGTCCCCTTTATTCCTTTCCACTCCATACGCCCTTCAGTCTCTCATCGATCTTGTACAGGTCGCCGGCGCCCAGTGTGACGACGACGTCTCCCGCCTTCGCGTTCTCCAGTATCTTCTCCACCACATCGTCCCTGGTAGGGGCGAAGATGACATTCTTGTGCCCGCTCGCCCGTATCTTCTCGGCGAGACTCGCCCCGGTGACCCCCTCTATGGGGTCTTCCGAGGCCGCGTATATCTCTGTCACGATCAGGATGTCCGCCTCGTTGAAGGATGTGGCGAACTGTTCCATCAGCGCCCGGGTCCTCGTGTAGCGGTGCGGCTGAAAGGCCGCTATGATCCTGTCCTTCCACATCTTCCGCATCGCCGACAGGGTTGCCCTGATCTCCGTTGGATGGTGGCCGTAATCGTCTATGAGCTTTATGTCCCCGTCCCATTTTATCTCCAGCCTGCGGTGGATGCCGGAGAAATTCCCGAGGGCCTCCTGTATCGTGCGGAAGGGAATGTCGAGCTCGATCGCCACGCCGCAGGCGGCGAGCGCGTTCACGACATTGTGTATCCCCGGGAGCGTGAGGTGGATCTCGCCCAGATCATATCCCTTGTATATGACCCTGAAGCGTGTCACGAATCCCTCGTAGGAGATGTTGTCCGCCCTCAGGTCCGCCTGCTTCGACAGGCCGTAGGTCATGTAGCGGCGCTTGATAAGGGGTATGAGGCTCTGTATGTTGGCGTTGTCTATGCAGATGATGTTGACGCCGTAAAAGGGGACCTTGTTGAGGAAGGCGAGAAAGGCGGCCTTGATCTCATCGATGTCCTTGTAGAAGTCGAGGTGCTCGAGGTCGATGTTCGTGGCGACGGCAATGGTGGGATAGAGGAGCAGGAAGGTGCCGTCGCTCTCATCGGCTTCGGCGACGAGGAACTTGCTGTCGCCCAGCTTGGCGTTGCTCCCCAGGCTGTTGAGCCTTCCCCCGATGACGCACGTCGGGTCGAGCCCGGCATGGCCGAGGATGGAGGAGACGAGAGACGTCGTCGTCGTTTTCCCGTGGGCCCCGGCGACCGCAACGGAGTACTTCATCCGCATGAGTTCGGCGAGCATCTCCGCGCGCTGGATGACGGGTATGAAGAGCTCCCGTGCCTTCTTCACCTCCGGGTTGTCGGACCGCACCGCCGAGGAGACCACGACGACGTCGGAGTCGATGATGTTCTCCTCGCCGTGTCCCTGGAAGATGACGGCCCCGAGGGATTCGAGGCGCTCCGTTATGTCCGTGCGGCGAACGTCCGAGCCGGTGACCTTGAAGCCGAGGTTGATGAGCACTTCCGCGATGCCGCTCATGCCGATGCCGCCGATGCCCACGAAGTGGACCCTTTCTATCTTATGAAAGACCATGTTCCATACCTCCGATGATACGCGATGCGGCATCGTGTACGAATATCTTTTCCAGGTTGCGGCCCATCTCTTCCATGAGGGGCCTGTCCTTCATGAGCTGCCCGATGACGCCAAAGAGCCTCTCGCCCGTCGCCTTGTCGTTTCCGATGAGGTAACACCCCCCGGCTTCCTCCACGTGGGCGGCGTTCTGCCATTGGTGATTGCCTGCCGAATAAGGGTAGGGGATGAGTAT is a window from the Syntrophorhabdus sp. genome containing:
- a CDS encoding D-alanine--D-alanine ligase, whose protein sequence is MDRNSLKKVKVGVLLGGRSSEREISLKSGAAVLESLARSGYDAVAIDAKDRLVEKLKKEKIGAAFIVLHGRWGEDGTVQGLLEIMGIPYTGPGVLGSSAAMDKAVMKFILEATGIPTPAYVIVDDGTKVTLKPPVVVKPANEGSTIGISMVHRKKDLPAALELARKYDRKVVVEEFVAGQEITVAVVNGKVLPVVEVRPLSGFYDFESKYTKGKTEYIVPARIPRKVAKKAEAIAMDVYRRFDLSGCVRTDMLIRDGVPLVIDINTSPGMTETSLVPKAWACQGGSFDELIEEILGGASLKT
- the ftsA gene encoding cell division protein FtsA, with translation MKDDEQLLVGLDIGTTKICVVVGKATENQVNIIGIGSHPSTGLRKGVVVNMDSTVNSIKKAVEEAELMAGIKIDSCLAGIGGAHIKSFNSNGVVAVKDREVRPDDIDRAIDAAKAVAIPADRELIHVIPQEFIVDDQDGIRDPVGITGVRLEVKVHIVTGSISSAQNIIKCCRLAGLNVDDVILCQLASAEAVLTPEEKEIGVAVVDIGGGTSDIAVYANGAIKHTSVLPFGGNNITNDIAIGLRTPIDDAEKIKKKFGCAMASLVGQNETIEVPSVGGRKPRTLQRKTLADIIEPRVEEVASLIYEEIKKSGLEKLLASGVVLTGGCSNLDGLPEIAENIFNLPARKGDPIGVGGLIDVVNNPAYATAVGLLLFGFKEGRGKKRGFDATRSMKRLFSNQKLLTKMKDWFKEIF
- the mtgA gene encoding monofunctional biosynthetic peptidoglycan transglycosylase; translation: MATRKVKRKKPGKLLRFIKVIVVLVVLLVVGFAGLYMVYPDVSKLKKQNPGKTSFMEYREAEYRAKGKKMRIQSKWVPLRSISPYLMKAVLIAEDDKFWSHHGFDTEAIQKALEKNLEAGRFKLGGSTISQQLTKNLYLTPSKNPVRKLKEAIITWRLERALSKRRILELYLNVVEWGEGVFGAEAAARRHFGKPASALTAEEAAKLAAALPNPRRYRVDGTSRYVERRAKIIYTIMVRRGIVVPDYEEVTTTPPETVDETAPTPPADSQGANSTTPGPTPPPNGQ
- a CDS encoding single-stranded DNA-binding protein; this translates as MSNLNKVLLMGRLGKDPELRYTTDGTPVATFSLATSESYKDKSGVKQERTEWHNIVVWRKLAEIAGEYLKKGRLVYIEGRIQSREYEGRDGVKRRAYEIVASDMKMMPSGQAQGQPQEERRPFGSPRGPVDDDFVPEMEDDVPM
- the gatB gene encoding Asp-tRNA(Asn)/Glu-tRNA(Gln) amidotransferase subunit GatB, whose protein sequence is MGLEVHAHLLTESKIFCGCSTKFGAEPNSHTCPTCMGLPGALPVLNKKVVEFAIKLGLALNCSINPRSVFARKNYYYPDLPKGYQISQYEEPICGNGWLDIVMDGKTKRIRILRIHMEEDAGKLVHERTIDTSSYSMVDYNRSSTPLLEIVSEPDLRTPEEATAYLKALRDILMYLEICDGNMEEGSFRCDANVSVRKKGDEAFGTRAELKNLNSFRYIERSLDYEIDRQIALIRKGGSVVQETRLFNAEQGATYSMRGKEEAHDYRYFPEPDLLPVTVDEAWIEEVRKTLPELPTEKMERFMKDYGLPRYDVEILSSDRELAAYFEEVLKLFPEAKTVSNFIMTELLRELKDGNISPKDSPVTPARLAELLTLIKDGTISNKIGKEIFPEIYRTGASPREYVKEKGLLQISDEGAIEGIIDAVIARSPKEVADFRAGKEKLIGFFVGQVMRETKGKANPALLNELLLKKLKA
- a CDS encoding FtsQ-type POTRA domain-containing protein gives rise to the protein MRKLLYTLFIGPVCILSMLSIAYLFSREEPLFFLQNIKVNGLSQLGDKETMAKIAPHLTESIFKVDVAKVREALTSHPFVKEVSVKRVYPFSIVIDVKEKTPSALWVAADGAVHVLDEKGEPYRPLGKDDVRNLYIISTRERLDVKKVFSETNAFVAEGILRREQLSEVSYREGDLTIFGLDDGVEIILGREDHKKRLKRALAVLKDASKRGLVIKCIDARFEKGAIIQERKG
- the murB gene encoding UDP-N-acetylmuramate dehydrogenase; this encodes MEWKGIKGTVLANAPMRRYTSMRVGGPAEWLLYPADRADISAMVRRLNGEGIPYRFLGNGTNIIVSDEGIRAALIRIARMRRLTFEKTRDGAIAEVGGGYPLARFIRECAKRGLGGLQRLYWIPGSVGGAIKMNAGSFDQSISDTVIGMDVMTTRGEIVEKAVKFEDFGYRTSPVGREECVIAGRFRLHTADGEDLEREMEYVYRERKERHPMEYPSAGSVFKAAGGRSAWWFVEKAGLRGYRMGDACVSEKHTNFIVNMGHARAADIAALIRKIKEEVLSKLGVRLEEEVELWGFNG
- a CDS encoding radical SAM protein, coding for MAQKRARRNDDKADLLLGEKGTIRKKWGGRIPVLVVFPNSYHVGMSNLATHILYRTLNDRDDVVCERLFYEEGRPLVSLESSRTLSSFEIVFFTLSFELDYPNIVKVLEGSSVGVLARERRENSPLVVAGGICVIANPEPVSPFFDLMVMGDIEATIPSFMERFIAGRDSGRGHIVDKLTALPFVYNPAGLSVRYGGDGRVEGFDPAGFAVTVERHKGEALGMSVMTTPNTEFADMVLVEGTRGCPSRCSFCLLGNLYGFRSEDIDVTVGEASDVGIIGGGVSYHPRITEIVADLSSRGIGVHLPSLRLDEVPLRLIELMKDTVKTLTFGVEAATESLRHLLGKPMTDEEILSRIDGIMALKSFNLKLYFMIGLPGETPGDIDAIPDLVKRIRHTMIKRGAPRGALGGITVHASPFVPKAATPFQWLPMADMAEMKQKVSRLTHAFGKIDNTYFTHDSVKFSFLQAVLARGDRHVSDTVVRLAHGTSLARILRESPVNLNFYALRDRPRDEVFPWDFIEGTIPKGKLRERGQKGLDRLTGR
- the ftsZ gene encoding cell division protein FtsZ translates to MFYMDESNGFSAKLIVVGVGGGGCNALNNMVEAGVQGVEFIAVNTDIKSLSTCKAPVKIQIGTKLTEGLGAGANPEVGKKAALEDVDKLKDHLKGAHMVFITCGLGGGTGTGASPVIAEIAREVGALTVAIATKPFAFEGKDRMNQSEGGVVQLKSRVDSLITIPNQRLLSIGGKHMTIKEAFLKADEVLLNAVRSISDLIVGSGHVVVDFADVKTIMSERGMAIMGIGESEGENRARDAAQKAISSPLLEDISIHGARGVLINVTGNTDMTLMEVSEASTLIQEQAHEDAKIIWGLVYDETMQDSLRITVIATGFEERAVIDEDRTEPFLRGKLFDDENVPSFMKKKVAIDYKVDYKEIRQKSDTIDIDDDRYDIPTFLRKQAD